A region from the Vicia villosa cultivar HV-30 ecotype Madison, WI linkage group LG3, Vvil1.0, whole genome shotgun sequence genome encodes:
- the LOC131660110 gene encoding uncharacterized protein LOC131660110 isoform X2 encodes MDRRKKVSEITPASKPSEVVAPPPISPSETLTVNLTCGLSLALAFWISNSLYSTDLVTDPSLTLFLISIIELPIVILLFSRYRQNRQRCSYLRAVGRGILGVPVGALLNSLGAIALGAPITFQCLPKTLAWSLMMSLFTIVPASCVLGSSWADWKRIFAHTKPNGSIEYLICLQAHGAVIGGWFGAWPMPLDWERPWQEWPISVSYGTLAGYLVASVASLGFVLAHHSRLQHVKNE; translated from the exons ATGGATCGCCGGAAAAAAGTCAGTGAGATAACACCGGCGTCCAAACCCTCGGAGGTGGTAGCACCgccgccaatctcaccttcagaaACCCTTACAGTAAACTTGACATGCGGACTGAGTTTGGCTCTAGCCTTCTGGATATCCAACAGTCTCTACTCCACCGATCTCGTTACCGATCCTTCTCTCACTCTATTCCTCATTTCG ATTATAGAGCTTCCGATCGTGATCCTTCTCTTCAGTCGCTATCGACAGAATCGCCAACGATGCTCG TACCTACGAGCGGTTGGGAGAGGTATTCTAGGAGTGCCAGTAG GAGCATTACTAAATTCATTAGGAGCTATTGCTTTGGGGGCGCCGATTACCTTTCA GTGCTTGCCCAAGACTCTAGCGTGGTCTCTTATGATGTCATTGTTCACA ATAGTTCCAGCATCATGTGTTCTTGGTTCATCATGGGCCGACTGGAAACGTATATTTGCGCATACTAA GCCAAATGGATCTATTGAGTACCTGATTTGTTTACAAGCCCATGGAGCAGTTATTGGGGGATGGTTTGGGGCTTGGCCAATGCCACTTGACTGGGAGAGGCCCTGGCAG GAATGGCCTATTTCTGTAAGCTATGGAACATTGGCTGGTTACCTAGTGGCATCGGTTGCATCATTAGGCTTTGTTCTTGCTCATCACAGTAGGTTGCAACATGTCAAAAATGAATGA
- the LOC131657443 gene encoding uncharacterized protein LOC131657443, producing the protein MDDLNQKALEDKWFSSVLSKKRSAEARLHRKRQLQSKRAKKLNGLQKENVGKTTPISSHDNAHARIPFSTISQNIPSSSNSVITNLQKTHASSVISNLANSLNKKRPRVVTMRNINMRGTNLNNRFDNVVGECGSTSSKNSPLHTTEINELFEDDNEEDNMHDDSSESWSSDDSMVMDEDEEDMDNQAVMVNALPSGDFYDIGDPVFECPKCGANMWYLERKTKCRQTLSPKFTMCCGDGKVQIPLLREPPPVLQKLLFDQTNPESKLFQQQIRLFNMMFAFTSPGAKMDNRFNNGRGPPNYRIQGQSCHRIGSMLPLPGQNPRFAQLYIYDTEHEIQHRVNGFKTKDGIDLDIVKKLSSMLYQHNVHAQSFKMARDILSEGNVSDLKLRLISERRTDGRIYNQPTVSEVAALIVGDVDTAEKRDIIMHKQSGQLQRIDEYHTSYLGFQYPLLFPYGEDGYRPNIRHRNQDSNNRRNSESITGVADNEDVPWEQATKRNRLTIRKWFAFRIQARKNEAQTVLRSRRLFQQFLVDGYTMMESERLRWLRKNQSKLRVGKYNYLADIRTNGHTDGANTGKRVVLPSSYVGSRRYMDQLYFDGMAICSYVGFPDLFITFTCNPNWPELKRVLASNNLTPADRPDLITRIFKMKFDELLSDLTKKGCMGKVLAYMYTIEFQKRGLPHAHILIFLHPSSKYPTPADIDRIISAEIPNKDTDGDLYNLVKSHRIHGPCGNVNRSLQCMKDGKCSKYFPKDFRAETVVDQDGYPVYRRRDNGHTVIRNGIEVDNRFVVPYNAKLLLKFRTHINMEWCNQSTSIKYLFKYINKGYDRITAAIVMNENGCPIERQDIDEIKQYIDCRYVSPSEASWRIYGFPIHGRKPAVERLHFHCEGQHSVYYTDISNVSNVLEKPSVTESMFTAWFEANQKYTEAQQLTYSNFVSKFVYVKKKREWKPRQKGYTIGRLIWVPPTTGELYFLRMMLTHVKGPRNYSELKIVNNVKYDTFRDACFAMGFIGDDREFIAAISEAFQWGSGHYLRLLFVHMLLSSSINRPRHVWSKTRHLLSDGILYSQQTIANNRGLRLSEQEIYNLTLIEIEKLLQRNRKSLSDFPGMPKPQGYVPEEFGNKLIYEERNYNPDEQLQEFNMLYQNLTDEQRDVFKQIMMAVNNQNGGVFFLYGYGGTGKTYMWRTLASYIRSKKQICLTVASSGIASLLLPGGRTAHSKFKIPIPTLESSTCDINKGSDRGDLLKLSKLIIWDEAPMCHKFCFEALDKTMKDIMGGSKASNKIFGGKVIVFGGDFRQILPVIPRGSRSDIVHATINSSYIWDHCKVLKLTKNMRLQQSAKSTSSAELRHFSDWILTVGDGKISEPNDGYAEIDVPKDLLISDFDDPLKAIFENTYPNFAVNYNNVDFLQSRAILAGTIETVDQINQYILEFVPGQEKEYLSSDSVDTTDGDGNESFDVLTPEFLNALQTSGVPNHKIKLKIGTPIMLLRNIDQAEGLCNGTRLIVTKLADHVIEAKIISGKNIGGIVYIARMDITPTQSPWPFRMTRRQFPIMVCYAMTINKSQGQSLDFVGIYLPRSVFSHGQFYVAVSRVKSKKGLKILIHDKDKQPLSVTTNVVFKEVFENL; encoded by the exons ATGGATGATCTGAATCAAAAGGCTCTTGAAGATAAATGGTTTAGCAGTGTGTTAAGCAAAAAAAGATCAGCAGAAGCAAGACTTCATCGTAAACGTCAACTTCAATCCAAGAGAGCAAAGAAATTGAATGGACTGCAGAAGGAGAATGTAGGCAAGACTACCCCAATTAGTAGTCATGATAATGCTCATGCAAGAATTCCATTTTCTACCATCTCTCAGAATATTCCAAGTTCCAGCAATTCGGTTATAACAAATTTGCAGAAAACTCATGCTTCCTCAGTGATCAGTAATCTTGCAAATTCGTTGAATAAAAAACGTCCAAGAGTTGTTACAATGAGAAACATCAATATGAGAGGGACGAATTTAAATAATAGATTTGATAACGTTGTTGGTGAATGTGGTTCTACATCTTCAAAAAACTCTCCATTACATACTACTGAAATCAATGAactttttgaagatgacaacgaAGAGGATAATATGCATGATGATTCGTCAGAGA GTTGGAGTTCAGATGACAGCATGGTTATGGACGAAGATGAAGAAGATATGGACAATCAAGCTGTAATGGTCAATGCACTACCATCAG GAGATTTTTACGACATAGGTGATCCAGTGTTTGAATGTCCAAAATGTGGTGCAAACATGTGGTATTTAGAAAGGAAGACCAAGTGTCGGCAAACATTAAGTCCTAAGTTCACAATGTGTTGCGGTGATGGTAAAGTTCAAATTCCTTTATTGAGAGAACCTCCACCGGTGTTACAGAAACTGCTGTTTGACCAAACAAACCCTGAATCAAAACTATTTCAACAACAAATACGTCTTTTCAACATGATGTTTGCATTTACGTCTCCGGGTGCTAAAATGGACAACCGTTTTAATAATGGTAGAGGTCCTCCGAATTACCGAATTCAAGGACAATCATGTCATCGTATAGGTAGCATGTTACCATTGCCAGGACAAAATCCCCGATTTGCACAACTCTATATATATGATACTGAACATGAAATACAACATAGAGTAAACGGATTCAA GACAAAAGACGGAATAGATCTTGACATAGTGAAAAAACTCTCTTCTATGTTATATCAACACAATGTTCATGCCCAGAGTTTTAAGATGGCAAGGGATATACTTTCCGAAGGCAATGTTTCTGACCTAAAGCTCCGTCTTATTTCCGAGCGACGCACCGATGGGAGAATTTATAATCAACCAACTGTTTCTGAAGTTGCTGCTCTAATTGTTGGTGATGTTGACACTGCTGAGAAAAGGGACATAATAATGCACAAACAGAGTGGACAACTTCAAAGAATAGATGAATATCATACATCATATTTGGGATTTCAATATCCATTGCTTTTCCCTTATGGCGAAGATGGTTACAGGCCGAACATTAGACACCGTAATCAAGATTCCAACAATAGACGTAACTCAGAATCAATAACTGGAGTAGCCGACAATGAGGATGTTCCGTGGGAGCAAGCAACTAAAAGAAATAGGCTCACAATTAGAAAGTGGTTTGCATTTCGTATTCAAGCCAGAAAGAATGAGGCCCAAACAGTTCTCAGATCAAGAAGGTTATTTCAACAGTTCTTGGTTGATGGTTATACAATGATGGAATCTGAGAGACTTCGATGGTTAAGAAAAAATCAATCTAAACTTAGAGTTGGAAAGTATAACTATCTAGCAGATATCAGAACCAATGGACATACCGATGGTGCAAACACAGGGAAAAGAGTTGTCCTTCCATCGTCCTATGTTGGTAGTCGCagatacatggatcaactttactTTGATGGAATGGCAATATGTAGTTATGTTGGATTTCCCGATCTATTCATAACGTTTACGTGTAATCCAAACTGGCCGGAATTGAAACGTGTACTTGCTTCTAATAATTTGACACCAGCAGATCGGCCGGACCTCATAACGAGAATATTTAAGATGAAATTCGATGAGTTACTGTCAGATTTGACTAAAAAAGGTTGTATGGGGAAAGTTCTTGCGT ATATGTACACAATTGAGTTTCAGAAGAGAGGCCTTCCCCACGCTCATATTTTGATATTTCTACATCCATCCAGCAAATATCCAACACCTGCTGATATTGACCGTATTATATCTGCCGAAATTCCGAACAAGGACACCGACGGAGACTTATATAATTTGGTAAAAAGTCACAGGATACACGGACCTTGCGGAAACGTAAACCGGTCTTTGCAATGTATGAAGGATGGTAAATGTTCCAAATACTTTCCTAAAGACTTTCGGGCTGAGACAGTTGTCGATCAAGATGGTTATCCGGTTTACAGAAGAAGGGACAACGGTCACACTGTCATTAGGAATGGTATAGAGGTTGACAATAGATTTGTTGTTCCTTACAATGCAAAATTGTTGTTGAAGTTCAGAACTCATATTAATATGGAATGGTGCAATCAAAGCACAtccataaaatatttgtttaaatacaTCAACAAAGGCTATGATCGAATAACAGCTGCaattgttatgaatgaaaatggaTGTCCTATTGAGCGTCAAGATATTGATGAAATCAAGCAGTATATTGACTGCAGGTATGTTTCTCCAAGCGAAGCATCCTGGAGGATTTATGGTTTCCCCATTCATGGAAGGAAACCAGCTGTCGAAAGATTACACTTCCATTGCGAAGGTCAACATTCAGTCTACTATACTGACATCAGCAATGTTTCCAATGTCCTTGAGAAACCAAGTGTAACTGAATCGATGTTTACGGCATGGTTTGAAGCTAATCAGAAATACACCGAAGCTCAACAGTTAACTTATAGcaattttgtttcaaagtttGTATATGTCAAAAAGAAAAGAGAGTGGAAGCCCAGGCAGAAGGGTTACACAATTGGCAGGTTAATTTGGGTTCCTCCAACTACAGGAGAATTGTACTTTCTCAGAATGATGCTTACACATGTGAAGGGCCCTCGAAATTATTCAGAACTGAAAATAGTTAACAACGTCAAATACGATACTTTCCGTGATGCATGTTTTGCAATGGGCTTTATTGGGGATGATCGTGAATTTATAGCTGCTATTTCAGAGGCATTTCAGTGGGGTTCTGGCCACTATTTAAGATTGCTTTTTGTCCACATGTTGCTGTCAAGTAGCATTAACAGACCAAGGCATGTATGGAGCAAAACAAGGCATCTTCTATCTGATGGAATTCTTTACTCTCAACAGACTATTGCCAACAACAGAG GTTTGAGGTTATCAGAACAAGAAATATACAATCTGACATTGATTGAGATAGAAAAGCTACTACAACGTAACCGTAAGAGCCTGAGCGACTTTCCTGGGATGCCAAAACCACAAGGATATGTCCCCGAAGAATTTGGCAACAAGCTTATTTACGAAGAGCGGAACTACAATCCAGATGAACAACTTCAAGAATTTAACATGCTGTATCAGAATCTCACAG ATGAACAAAGGGATGTATTTAAGCAAATCATGATGGCCGTGAATAACCAGAATGGAGGCGTGTTCTTTCTTTATGGTTACGGCGGTACAGGCAAAACCTATATGTGGAGAACACTAGCTTCTTATATAAGATCAAAGAAACAAATATGTCTGACAGTTGCTTCTTCTGGAATTGCCTCCCTATTACTTCCAGGTGGCCGGACGGCGCATTctaaattcaaaattccaattccCACGCTTGAATCTTCCACATGCGACATAAACAAAGGGAGCGATAGAGGTGATCTACTAAAACTATCAAAGTTGATAATCTGGGACGAGGCTCCAATGTGTCACAAGTTTTGTTTTGAGGCATTGGATAAAACTATGAAGGATATCATGGGTGGATCCAAagcatcaaataaaatatttggaGGTAAGGTAATAGTCTTTGGCGGTGATTTCAGGCAAATTCTTCCAGTTATTCCAAGAGGCAGCCGCTCGGATATAGTTCATGCTACAATAAATTCATCATACATATGGGATCACTGCAAGGTTTTGAAACTCACAAAGAATATGCGACTACAGCAGTCGGCAAAATCCACCAGTTCTGCAGAGTTAAGACATTTCTCAGATTGGATTTTAACTGTTGGAGATGGGAAGATATCAGAACCAAATGATGGTTACGCAGAGATCGACGTTCCTAAAGATCTGTTgatctctgattttgatgatccCCTCAAGGCAATATTTGAAAACACCTATCCAAATTTTGCCGTTAACTACAATAATGTGGATTTTCTACAGTCAAGGGCAATATTAGCTGGAACCATAGAGACTGTTGATCAAATCAATCAGTATATTTTAGAATTTGTTCCCG GTCAAGAGAAAGAGTATTTAAGCTCGGATTCAGTTGATACAACAGACGGTGACGGCAATGAATCTTTTGATGTTTTAACTCCAGAATTTTTGAATGCCTTGCAAACTTCCGGTGTCCCCAATCATAAAATCAAATTGAAGATCGGTACACCAATAATGCTGCTCAGGAATATTGACCAAGCAGAAGGGCTTTGCAATGGAACACGTCTCATTGTTACCAAACTGGCCGATCATGTTATAGAAGCAAAAATTATTTCTGGAAAGAACATTGGTGGTATTGTATACATTGCACGAATGGATATAACTCCGACTCAATCACCATGGCCCTTCCGAATGACCAGAAGACAGTTTCCTATAATGGTATGCTACGCTATGACAATTAACAAATCTCAAGGTCAATCTTTAGATTTCGTCGGTATATATTTGCCAAGAAGCGTGTTCAGTCATGGTCAATTTTATGTGGCAGTCTCAAGAGTAAAGAGCAAAAAGGGTCTAAAGATCTTAATTCACGACAAAGACAAACAACCATTGTCGGTGACGACGAATGTCGTTTTCAAAGAAGTCTTTGAAAATTTATAA
- the LOC131654786 gene encoding uncharacterized protein LOC131654786 — protein MASFSQVAKACRSLKFLVVEDPVERFAIKRRMKQRSKQLRMRSRTKKQRITRLCSEWALHAINNVACGWERGSKIKNISMVWQNEMIGIKWSGKHQEIRAGLGFALLEDVQFVADVMGSVGLQINPRMVEISNSVYLGRIVFESESDWIIWADLVKKLKTMV, from the exons ATGGCTAGTTTCTCACAAGTCGCCAAAGCATGCAG GTCACTGAAATTTCTTGTCGTTGAGGACCCTGTCGAAAGATTCGCGATAAAGCGAAGGATGAAGCAGAGATCCAAGCAACTCCGAATGAGGTCGAGAACGAAGAAACAGCGGATTACCAGGTTATGCAGTGAGTGGGCTTTACATGCAATCAACAATGTTGCATGCGGCTGGGAAAGGGGGAGTAAGATTAAGAACATATCAATGGTGTGGCAGAATGAGATGATTGGAATAAAATGGTCGGGGAAGCATCAGGAAATTAGGGCTGGTTTGGGTTTTGCTTTGTTGGAAGACGTTCAATTTGTGGCTGATGTTATGGGAAGTGTGGGACTGCAGATAAATCCGAGAATGGTTGAGATATCCAATTCAGTGTATCTTGGTAGAATCGTCTTTGAAAGTGAAAG TGACTGGATTATATGGGCAGATTTGGTGAAGAAGCTTAAAACAATG GTTTAG
- the LOC131654788 gene encoding uncharacterized protein LOC131654788 — protein sequence MSRKFDCIKDISDKKETWRLAVRIIDIWSVVNSKGAEHLEMVIMDAAGDRIQVLIRADHTDKWKPRIQENMTCIINNGTVFDNDFQWKLCDHSKKFVFLGGTTMKHMDVQNIPPLKYYFKEFCEINAGKCHLNRLEDIIGVVHEINNMQSNTPGKKTFVALSLKDLSGDIIICTLWESYGIKFLEYYNDPTNTGAIVIILTHAMIKDSQVSNAWSGSKLLINEDIQEISEFLSKLPANEQSQKPSQSAKSMSLWSGGSQFTTLEKFIHKAKCIPLSQFCKIKQDMLCVTVGTTTKFYVSKHGWFYYGCTKCSVKATDLNNPYQCVCGENVHKPIPRYKVDIYVYDGESKFRFVFWDADCEQIIGQSADSMHKSMLENGEDDPMVYPDELDMLLEKKMALRAKVQPTFGQASVWKFSYDEEFVSQIEKDYIADEAHSLPPIQNAVADHVDTSMESLSAFGENDPDKSLANTPSKSVSHGVNAEESDCQLLGLTQYSGTKPPKKVKIEPNA from the exons ATGAGTCGTAAATTTGACTGCATAAAAGACATCAGCGACAAGAAGGAAACATGGAGATTGGCTGTTCGAATTATTGATATATGGAGCGTTGTTAACAGTAAGGGTGCTGAGCATCTGGAGATGGTTATCATGGATGCTGCG GGTGATCGAATTCAAGTTTTGATTCGGGCTGATCATACAGATAAGTGGAAACCAAGAATTCAAGAGAATATGACTTGCATAATCAACAACGGGACTGTATTTGATAACGATTTTCAGTGGAAGCTGTGTGACCATTCAAAGAAATTCGTGTTCCTTGGTGGTACGACCATGAAACACATGGATGTACAAAATATTCCTCCTCTGAAGTATTATTTCAAAGAGTTTTGCGAAATCAATGCAGGCAAATGTCATCTTAACAGACTTGAAG ATATTATAGGCGTTGTACATGAGATAAACAATATGCAATCAAACACTCCAGGAAAGAAGACATTTGTGGCCCTCAGTCTCAAAGATTTGAG CGGTGACATCATTATCTGCACCTTATGGGAGAGCTATGGTATTAAGTTTTTGGAATATTATAATGACCCAACTAACACGGGTGCTATTGTCATCATACTAACCCATGCAATGATCAAGGATTCTCAGG TATCCAATGCATGGAGTGGTTCAAAGCTGCTAATCAACGAAGACATCCAGGagatttctgagtttttgtcAAA GTTGCCTGCAAATGAGCAATCCCAAAAGCCTTCGCAATCTGCCAAATCCATGTCTCTTTGGTCTGGTGGATCTCAGTTTACAACACTTGAAAAATTTATTCATAAGGCAAAGTGCATTCCTTTGAGCCAATTCTGCAAAATCAAACAA gaCATGTTATGTGTTACTGTTGGAACTACCACGAAATTTTATGTATCCAAGCATGGTTGGTTTTACTATGGATGCACAAAGTGCTCTGTGAAGGCTACTGATTTGAACAATCCATACCAGTGTGTGTGTGGCGAAAATGTTCACAAACCCATACCAAG GTACAAAGTTGATATATATGTTTATGACGGTGAATCAAAGTTCCGGTTTGTATTTTGGGATGCCGACTGTGAGCAGATTATAGGACAATCTGCTGATAGCATGCATAAATCAATGTTAGAG aATGGTGAAGATGATCCCATGGTTTATCCTGACGAGCTTGACATGTTGTTGGAGAAGAAAATGGCTTTGAGAGCTAAAGTACAGCCAACATTTGGGCAAGCATCTGTTTGGAAGTTTTCTTATGATGAAGAATTTGTCAGTCAAATTGAAAAGGATTATATTGCTGATGAG GCTCATAGTCTTCCTCCCATTCAAAATGCTGTTGCTGATCATGTTGATACTTCCATG GAGTCCTTATCTGCATTTGGAGAAAATGATCCTGACAAGAGTTTGGCCAATACCCCATCAAAGAGTGTTTCTCATGGTGTTAATGCTGAAGAATCGGATTGTCAGCTTTTAGGACTTACACAATATTCAGGAACCAAGCCACCCAAAAAAGTGAAgattgaaccaaatgcttga
- the LOC131660109 gene encoding class V chitinase-like codes for MAYFKMHSFLLISTLLIILQLQFSSTNAAVKGGYWYSDSGLAVSDINPSYFTHLFCAFANLDSSTNKVTISSANAARFSTFTQTVQAKSSSVKTLLSIGGGEGPTLAQKFANMASQASSRKSFIDSSIQLARSNNFHGLDLDWEYPSSDTDKTNFGLLIKEWRAAVVKESSSSGKAVLLLTAAVGGSNQITPLQYYPGPDIANNLDWINVMTYDLFISDSYPTSTQPPAPLKNPTGQFSVDEGITKWISLGVPKNKLALGLPAYGYKWSLADPNKHGLFDKATQGLGAVKYKDIKNAGAQVVYNSTYVTNYAFKGTDWYGYDDTQSISTKVSYAKQNALLGYFFWHIEQDSNWALSSTASQTLGA; via the exons ATGGCTTACTTCAAAATGCATTCATTCCTCCTGATTTCCACTCTCCTCATTATTCTCCAACTACAATTCTCCTCCACAAACGCTGCCGTTAAAGGTGGCTATTGGTATTCTGATAGTGGCCTTGCAGTTTCTGACATTAATCCCTCTTATTTCACTCACCTGTTCTGTGCATTTGCTAACCTTGATTCTAGTACCAACAAAGTCACAATTTCTTCTGCAAACGCAGCTAGATTCTCAACCTTCACTCAAACCGTCCAAGCAAAGAGTAGTTCAGTGAAAACCCTTTTATCAATTGGTGGTGGTGAAGGTCCAACTTTGGCACAAAAATTTGCCAATATGGCTAGCCAAGCTAGTAGCCGAAAATCGTTCATAGACTCTTCAATCCAGCTAGCCAGAAGTAATAACTTCCATGGTCTTGATCTTGACTGGGAATATCCATCCTCAGACACAGACAAGACCAACTTTGGTTTACTCATCAAGGAGTGGAGAGCTGCGGTGGTGAAAGAGTCTAGCAGTTCTGGGAAGGCGGTACTGCTGTTAACTGCTGCAGTGGGTGGCTCTAATCAGATTACCCCATTGCAGTACTACCCAGGTCCGGATATTGCAAACAACTTGGATTGGATCAATGTAATGACTTATGACCTTTTCATCTCAGATAGTTATCCAACATCGACACAGCCACCAGCTCCTTTGAAAAACCCAACTGGCCAGTTCAGCGTAGATGAAGGTATCACAAAATGGATTAGCTTAGGAGTGCCAAAAAACAAACTAGCACTGGGTTTACCCGCCTATGGTTACAAGTGGAGTTTGGCAGATCCTAATAAACATGGACTTTTTGATAAAGCTACCCAGGGACTTGGGGCAGtgaaatacaaggatataaaaaatgCTGGGGCGCAAGTTGTGTACAATTCCACATATGTTACAAATTACGCCTTCAAAGGGACAGATTGGTATGGATACGATGATACTCAGAGTATATCTACCAAGGTTTCTTATGCCAAGCAAAATGCATTGTTGGGATATTTCTTTTGGCATATTGAACAAGACAGCAACTGGGCTCTTTCTTCAACAG CTTCTCAAACATTGGGGGCCTAG